A genomic segment from Geitlerinema sp. PCC 7407 encodes:
- a CDS encoding 2Fe-2S iron-sulfur cluster-binding protein, producing MASIQFAKEEKEIVVAEGANLRIKALENGIDIYTLMGKMMNCGGYGQCGTCIVEVLEGMENLSPRTDVEDRKLRKKADSYRLACQALVNGPVCIKTKPQSR from the coding sequence ATGGCCAGCATTCAGTTTGCAAAAGAAGAGAAAGAAATTGTTGTTGCTGAAGGGGCCAACCTGAGAATCAAAGCTCTGGAAAACGGCATAGACATCTATACCCTGATGGGCAAAATGATGAACTGTGGCGGCTATGGCCAATGCGGGACCTGCATTGTTGAGGTTCTAGAAGGCATGGAAAACCTCTCTCCTCGGACCGATGTAGAGGACCGAAAGCTTCGCAAAAAAGCTGACAGCTATCGCCTCGCTTGTCAGGCTCTAGTCAACGGCCCCGTCTGCATCAAAACCAAGCCTCAGAGCCGCTAG